One Nostoc punctiforme PCC 73102 DNA window includes the following coding sequences:
- a CDS encoding S-(hydroxymethyl)glutathione dehydrogenase/class III alcohol dehydrogenase — translation MQVKAAVAYSAGKPLTIETVQLSGPQAGEVLVEVKASGICHTDAFTLSGDDPEGLFPAILGHEGAGVVVEVGAGVTSLKPGDRVIPLYTPECRQCEYCLSFKTNLCQAIRLTQGRGVMPDGTSRFSIDGQMIHHYMGTSTFANYTVLPEIAVAKIREDAPFEKVCYIGCGVTTGIGAVINTAKVEPGANVVVFGLGGIGLNVIQAARMVGANMIVGVDINPSKRALAEKFGMTHFVNPQEVEGDLVPYLVDLTKGGADYSFECIGNVKIMRQALECCHKGWGVSVIIGVAGAGQEISTRPFQLVTGRVWKGSAFGGARGRTDVPKIVDWYMQGKINIDDLITHVMPIEQINDAFELMHKGESIRSVVTF, via the coding sequence TTGCAAGTTAAAGCAGCAGTGGCTTACAGCGCAGGTAAGCCGTTAACGATTGAAACCGTTCAATTATCGGGACCACAAGCTGGCGAAGTGTTGGTTGAGGTGAAAGCCAGCGGGATTTGCCATACTGACGCTTTTACCCTATCTGGTGACGATCCCGAAGGTTTGTTTCCGGCTATTTTGGGGCATGAAGGTGCTGGTGTAGTAGTGGAAGTAGGCGCTGGTGTCACCAGTCTGAAACCAGGAGATCGTGTGATTCCCCTATATACTCCCGAATGCCGCCAGTGCGAATATTGTCTGAGCTTCAAAACTAATCTTTGTCAAGCCATTCGCTTAACTCAAGGACGGGGTGTCATGCCCGATGGCACCAGTCGCTTTAGCATTGATGGGCAGATGATTCATCATTATATGGGTACATCCACTTTTGCCAACTACACGGTGCTGCCGGAAATCGCCGTGGCAAAAATTCGGGAAGATGCCCCATTTGAAAAGGTTTGTTACATTGGCTGTGGTGTTACTACTGGTATTGGTGCAGTTATCAATACTGCAAAGGTGGAACCGGGAGCAAATGTAGTAGTTTTTGGCTTGGGTGGTATTGGTTTAAATGTCATCCAGGCGGCGCGGATGGTAGGGGCAAATATGATTGTCGGGGTGGATATTAATCCCAGCAAACGCGCCTTGGCAGAAAAGTTTGGGATGACGCACTTTGTCAATCCCCAAGAAGTAGAAGGTGATTTAGTTCCCTATCTGGTTGACTTAACAAAAGGCGGTGCTGATTACAGTTTTGAATGTATCGGTAATGTCAAAATTATGCGTCAAGCATTAGAATGTTGCCACAAAGGTTGGGGTGTCAGCGTGATTATTGGGGTTGCTGGTGCTGGACAAGAAATCAGCACTCGTCCTTTTCAATTAGTAACTGGGCGCGTTTGGAAAGGTTCAGCATTTGGAGGTGCGAGAGGGCGTACAGATGTGCCGAAAATTGTTGATTGGTATATGCAAGGCAAAATAAATATTGATGATTTAATTACTCATGTGATGCCGATTGAACAAATTAATGATGCTTTTGAATTAATGCACAAAGGTGAATCAATTCGGAGTGTGGTGACTTTTTAG
- a CDS encoding valine--pyruvate transaminase yields the protein MNPALTQIGAQMSKLTGVRAIMKDIIETLRAGAGQQFINLSAGNPLILPEVEQLWRDCTAQLLASPEYGEVVCRYGSSQGYTPLVEAIANDFNKRYGLNLSERNILITPGSQTLYFYAVNSFGGYTPSGELKQIVLPLSPDYTGYGGICLVPKALIAYKPTLDIDEAAHRFKYRPDFSQLSITEDTGCVLFSRPCNPTGNVLTDDEVKKIAALAAPYNLPVLIDSAYAPPFPALNFTEMTPVFGDNILHCMSLSKAGLPGERVGIAIGDEKWIEVLECFQANIGLHSSRYGQAIAALAINSGALVEISHTVIRPFYQNKFSVLETSLEQAMPKDLPWFLHRGEGAIFAWLWLEDLPISDWEFYQQLKQVGVIIVPGSTFFPGLEEEWAHKHQCFRISLTGTDEEIATAMQRLAKVAEEAYKGAAVTA from the coding sequence ATGAACCCTGCCCTAACTCAAATTGGCGCTCAAATGTCCAAACTGACTGGCGTAAGAGCAATCATGAAGGATATTATCGAGACATTACGAGCGGGTGCAGGGCAGCAGTTTATTAATTTGAGTGCTGGTAATCCGTTGATTTTGCCAGAAGTAGAGCAATTATGGCGGGATTGTACTGCACAGCTTTTGGCTAGTCCAGAATATGGTGAAGTAGTTTGTCGCTACGGCTCAAGTCAGGGCTATACACCATTAGTTGAAGCGATCGCTAACGACTTTAACAAACGCTACGGGTTAAACTTAAGCGAACGCAATATCCTCATCACCCCCGGTAGTCAAACCCTCTACTTCTACGCTGTGAATAGCTTCGGTGGCTACACCCCTAGCGGCGAGTTAAAACAAATCGTTTTGCCCCTCAGCCCTGACTACACCGGTTACGGCGGTATCTGCTTAGTTCCAAAAGCCTTAATTGCTTACAAACCGACTCTCGATATTGATGAAGCCGCCCACCGATTTAAATATCGCCCCGACTTCAGCCAACTGTCGATTACAGAAGATACGGGTTGTGTCCTCTTCTCTCGCCCTTGTAATCCCACTGGTAATGTCCTCACTGATGATGAGGTGAAAAAGATTGCTGCCCTAGCTGCGCCTTACAATCTGCCCGTATTAATTGACTCCGCTTATGCGCCTCCCTTCCCGGCATTGAATTTTACCGAAATGACACCAGTGTTTGGTGATAATATTTTACACTGCATGAGTTTATCAAAAGCTGGATTACCAGGAGAAAGGGTTGGTATTGCCATTGGGGATGAAAAGTGGATTGAAGTGCTGGAGTGTTTCCAAGCAAATATTGGTCTCCATTCTTCACGTTACGGCCAAGCGATCGCAGCTCTTGCAATCAATTCTGGCGCTTTAGTAGAAATTTCTCACACTGTCATCCGTCCCTTTTACCAAAATAAGTTTAGCGTTTTAGAAACCAGCTTAGAACAAGCGATGCCCAAGGATTTACCTTGGTTCCTCCATCGCGGTGAAGGAGCAATTTTTGCTTGGTTGTGGTTAGAGGATTTACCCATCAGTGATTGGGAATTTTACCAGCAATTAAAGCAAGTAGGTGTGATTATTGTCCCTGGAAGCACCTTCTTCCCCGGTTTAGAGGAAGAGTGGGCGCACAAGCACCAATGTTTCCGCATCAGCCTCACAGGTACAGATGAAGAGATAGCCACTGCTATGCAACGTTTAGCAAAAGTGGCTGAAGAAGCTTATAAAGGTGCGGCGGTGACTGCCTAG
- the rimM gene encoding ribosome maturation factor RimM (Essential for efficient processing of 16S rRNA), whose protein sequence is MKHEEANKEIGGRGAEGQRSKRVGGNSKIQNIQSPAPNPQPIVPNTQSPVPNLDNWLEIGKIVSPQGLSGELKVYPVSDFPERFEVPGKRWLLHLDGTEPQPIQLLTGRYISNKNLYVIKLAGVENCDQAEALRGCKLMVPASDRPQLAEDEYHVLDLIGLEVFMQASGELVGTVVDIIPAGNDLLEVKLHPSFTTDKKQKTVLIPFVEAIAPVVDLKSNRIEITPPPGLLEINN, encoded by the coding sequence ATGAAACACGAAGAAGCTAATAAAGAGATCGGAGGCAGAGGGGCAGAGGGGCAGAGGAGCAAGAGAGTAGGAGGAAATTCAAAAATTCAAAATATTCAATCTCCAGCCCCTAATCCCCAACCCATAGTTCCCAATACCCAATCCCCAGTCCCTAATCTCGATAACTGGTTAGAAATTGGTAAAATTGTTTCCCCTCAAGGATTGTCTGGAGAATTAAAGGTTTATCCTGTATCTGACTTTCCCGAAAGATTTGAGGTGCCGGGAAAACGTTGGTTGTTGCATTTAGATGGCACAGAACCACAACCAATCCAATTATTAACAGGACGTTATATCAGTAACAAAAACTTGTATGTGATCAAATTAGCTGGTGTGGAAAATTGCGATCAGGCGGAGGCATTGCGCGGTTGTAAGTTAATGGTGCCAGCAAGCGATCGCCCCCAATTAGCCGAAGATGAATATCATGTCCTCGATTTGATTGGCTTGGAAGTCTTCATGCAAGCATCTGGCGAACTCGTTGGTACAGTGGTAGACATCATCCCCGCCGGCAATGATTTGTTAGAAGTAAAATTACACCCATCTTTCACCACTGACAAAAAACAAAAGACGGTTTTGATTCCATTTGTGGAAGCGATCGCACCAGTAGTAGACTTGAAATCCAATCGCATTGAAATTACGCCGCCGCCTGGGTTGTTGGAAATAAATAATTAG
- a CDS encoding type II toxin-antitoxin system PemK/MazF family toxin — protein sequence MRGDVYLADLNPSRGSEQAGIRPVIIVQRDRLAQFTTTSVVVPLTTNLRRAIIPGTIVIPSGEGGLTQDSVVLSYQIVVIDRQRLIRKLGTLSPNYLLMLKVALDYTLQLNNSDEENAD from the coding sequence ATGCGAGGAGATGTTTATTTAGCTGATTTAAATCCGAGCCGAGGTTCAGAGCAAGCAGGTATCCGACCAGTTATTATTGTTCAGCGAGATCGACTAGCTCAGTTTACAACAACATCTGTAGTAGTTCCTTTAACCACTAATCTGCGACGCGCTATTATACCAGGGACAATTGTTATACCTTCAGGTGAAGGCGGTTTAACGCAAGATTCAGTGGTACTTTCTTATCAAATAGTTGTTATCGATAGGCAGCGATTAATCCGAAAATTAGGAACTCTTTCTCCTAATTATTTATTAATGCTAAAAGTGGCATTAGATTACACTTTACAACTAAATAATTCTGACGAAGAAAATGCCGATTGA
- a CDS encoding phosphoketolase: protein MTLASPLQTKPLTDEELRKINAYWRAANYLSVGQIYLLDNPLLREPLKLEHVKPRLLGHWGTTPGLNFIYAHLNRVIKKYDLNTIYIAGPGHGGPGLVANTYLEGTYTKYYHNISQDAEGIQKLFKQFSFPGGIPSHVAPETPGSIHEGGELGYALVHAFGAAFDNPDLIVAAVVGDGEAETGALATSWHSNKFLNPVHDGAVLPILHLNGYKIANPTVLARISHEELESLFVGYGYKPYFVEGDDPADVHQQMAATLDIAIAEIQSIQREARVHGYTERPQWPMIVMKTPKGWTGPKEVDGKKTEGSWRSHQVPFGNIAKQPEHLKLLEDWMKSYKPEELFDANGTLIPELAELAPKGHRRMGDNPHANGGLLLRDLKMPDFQKYAVDVLKPGQAIAEATQVAGIFLRDIMQLNQESRNFRIVGPDETVSNRLGAVLEVTDRDWAAQILPEDDHLSPDGRVMEILSETNCQGWLEGYLLTGRHGFFSCYEAFIHIVDSMFNQHAKWLKTTRHIPWRKPIASLNYLLTSHVWRQDHNGFSHQDPGFIDHVVNKKAEIVRVYLPPDANTLLSVTDHCLRSRNYVNVIVAGKQPALQYLNMDAAIKHCTKGIGIWEWASNDKDGEPDVVMACAGDIPTLETLAAVDILRQHFPELKVRVVNVVDLMTLQPKSEHPHGLSEKDFDTIFTTDKHIIFAFHGYPWLIHRLTYRHTNHEQLHVRGYKEEGTTTTPFDMVVLNELDRFHLVMDVIDRVPKLGYRAAYVKQQLQDKLIEHKHYIEKYGDDMPEIRDWKWPY from the coding sequence ATGACATTAGCCAGTCCTCTACAAACAAAGCCTTTAACAGATGAAGAATTACGCAAGATAAACGCTTACTGGCGTGCAGCTAACTATCTTTCAGTTGGACAGATATATCTACTCGACAATCCACTACTGAGAGAACCGCTAAAGCTTGAACACGTCAAACCCAGGCTCTTGGGTCACTGGGGAACAACACCAGGGCTGAACTTTATCTATGCTCACTTGAATCGGGTCATCAAAAAATATGACCTAAACACGATCTATATTGCTGGCCCTGGTCATGGTGGCCCTGGACTAGTAGCCAACACCTACCTAGAAGGCACTTACACCAAGTATTATCACAACATCTCCCAGGATGCTGAAGGAATTCAGAAACTCTTCAAGCAATTTTCTTTTCCTGGTGGTATTCCCAGCCACGTTGCACCAGAAACCCCTGGTTCGATCCATGAAGGCGGGGAACTAGGTTATGCCCTTGTCCACGCTTTCGGTGCTGCCTTTGATAACCCTGACTTGATCGTTGCTGCTGTTGTGGGTGACGGCGAAGCTGAAACAGGTGCTTTAGCAACTAGCTGGCATTCCAACAAGTTTCTTAACCCCGTGCATGATGGGGCTGTACTGCCGATCCTGCACTTGAATGGGTATAAAATTGCTAATCCAACAGTACTGGCACGGATCAGCCATGAGGAATTAGAAAGCTTATTTGTCGGCTACGGCTACAAGCCCTACTTTGTCGAAGGTGACGATCCCGCAGATGTACATCAGCAGATGGCGGCGACTCTAGATATAGCGATCGCCGAAATTCAAAGTATCCAAAGAGAAGCCCGCGTACATGGTTACACTGAACGTCCTCAGTGGCCGATGATTGTCATGAAAACCCCCAAAGGTTGGACAGGGCCAAAGGAAGTTGATGGTAAAAAAACTGAAGGTTCTTGGCGATCGCACCAAGTTCCCTTTGGGAATATCGCCAAACAGCCAGAACATCTGAAACTCCTAGAAGATTGGATGAAGAGTTACAAACCAGAAGAACTCTTCGACGCTAACGGCACACTAATCCCAGAACTAGCAGAATTGGCTCCCAAAGGCCATCGACGCATGGGTGACAATCCCCACGCTAACGGCGGTCTTTTGCTGCGCGACCTGAAGATGCCCGACTTCCAAAAGTATGCTGTAGATGTTCTCAAACCAGGGCAAGCGATCGCTGAAGCTACCCAAGTTGCAGGAATTTTCCTCCGGGATATTATGCAACTTAACCAAGAAAGCCGCAACTTCCGCATCGTCGGCCCCGATGAAACGGTATCAAATCGCTTAGGCGCTGTGCTAGAAGTTACAGATCGGGATTGGGCAGCCCAGATACTCCCCGAAGATGACCACCTTTCCCCCGATGGTCGGGTGATGGAAATTCTCAGCGAAACTAATTGTCAAGGATGGTTAGAAGGCTACCTCCTCACAGGACGACACGGGTTTTTCTCTTGCTACGAGGCGTTTATCCACATCGTGGACTCGATGTTCAATCAGCACGCCAAATGGCTGAAAACGACTAGACATATTCCTTGGCGTAAACCAATTGCTTCCCTTAATTATCTACTTACCTCTCACGTTTGGCGGCAAGACCATAACGGTTTTTCCCACCAAGACCCTGGTTTTATTGACCATGTAGTTAATAAGAAAGCAGAGATCGTTCGCGTGTATTTGCCCCCCGATGCCAACACTCTGCTATCGGTAACTGACCATTGTTTAAGAAGCCGCAACTATGTCAACGTCATCGTTGCCGGAAAGCAACCAGCATTGCAATACCTAAATATGGATGCTGCTATCAAGCACTGCACCAAAGGCATCGGTATTTGGGAATGGGCAAGCAACGATAAAGACGGCGAACCAGATGTAGTAATGGCTTGTGCTGGGGATATCCCCACCTTAGAAACTTTAGCGGCTGTGGACATTCTGCGCCAGCACTTCCCTGAGTTAAAGGTGCGGGTAGTGAACGTAGTCGATTTGATGACACTACAGCCAAAAAGTGAACACCCGCACGGTTTGAGCGAAAAAGACTTTGACACGATTTTCACCACCGATAAACACATTATCTTTGCCTTTCATGGCTATCCTTGGCTGATTCATCGCTTAACCTATCGCCACACCAATCACGAGCAGTTGCATGTGCGTGGCTACAAGGAAGAAGGAACCACCACCACTCCCTTTGATATGGTTGTGCTTAACGAGCTAGATCGCTTCCATCTAGTGATGGATGTAATCGATCGCGTACCAAAGCTAGGATATAGGGCAGCTTATGTCAAACAGCAGTTGCAAGATAAACTGATCGAACACAAACATTACATTGAGAAGTACGGCGACGATATGCCGGAAATTCGTGACTGGAAGTGGCCCTATTAA
- a CDS encoding isoprenyl transferase, translating into MTNNKSKLPSDLNPQTMPQHIAVIMDGNGRWATSRGLPRIAGHRQGASTLKELLRCCKDWGIKALTAYAFSTENWQRPIEEVDFLMHLFERLLHRELAQMHQEGVRISFIGDLSALPKSLQMEMERSMTETLNNQAIHFTVAVNYGSRNEITRVCRQVAQLVEQGELSAEQVNESLVEQHLYTADTPEPDLLIRTSGEMRLSNFLLWQMAYTEMYFTDILWPDFNREAFHQALLSYQSRDRRFGQVKASLSA; encoded by the coding sequence ATGACAAATAACAAATCAAAATTACCCAGCGATTTAAATCCCCAAACAATGCCCCAACATATCGCCGTCATTATGGATGGTAATGGAAGATGGGCAACTAGTCGAGGATTACCGCGCATTGCTGGACATCGCCAAGGAGCAAGTACGCTCAAAGAACTATTGCGTTGCTGTAAGGATTGGGGAATCAAAGCCTTGACAGCCTACGCTTTTTCAACAGAAAATTGGCAGCGTCCCATTGAAGAAGTGGATTTTCTGATGCATTTGTTTGAACGATTACTACATCGCGAGTTGGCCCAAATGCATCAAGAAGGTGTACGAATCTCCTTTATTGGAGATTTATCAGCTTTACCTAAGTCTCTACAGATGGAAATGGAACGTTCAATGACAGAGACGTTGAACAATCAAGCAATCCACTTTACTGTTGCAGTCAACTACGGTAGCCGCAATGAAATTACCAGAGTTTGTCGTCAAGTAGCTCAACTTGTGGAACAGGGCGAACTCAGTGCGGAACAAGTAAATGAAAGTCTTGTAGAACAACATCTCTATACGGCAGATACTCCAGAACCCGATTTGCTGATTCGTACTAGCGGTGAGATGCGATTAAGTAATTTTCTTTTGTGGCAAATGGCGTATACAGAGATGTATTTCACCGATATTCTTTGGCCAGATTTTAATCGAGAAGCATTTCATCAGGCTTTGTTGAGCTATCAAAGTCGCGATCGCCGTTTTGGTCAAGTCAAAGCTTCACTCTCAGCTTAG
- a CDS encoding isopenicillin N synthase family dioxygenase, whose amino-acid sequence MSIPIIDLSQFQISNQVRRQNVVKNIYQACHEIGFMYIQNSGISPDLLEQVFSASKSFFDSPLAVKEQLAWNNEFINTGYVGLEREHLNPNQPGDLKEAFNIKNDIIINNFSSPILLTNNPVISTFYNACTELANTVLQAFALALELPEYFFTTRHNQKNHTLRLLHYPPLQTSPKPGQVRAGEHSDYGSLTLLFQHAVGGLEVQTTRKEWIAAPLIPGMVLVNTGDLMQRWTNHIFCSTKHRVMIPNDERVKKSRYSIAFFCHPNDDTEIACLESCSQRQSPIYPPILAGEYLLSSLQLTY is encoded by the coding sequence ATGTCAATTCCAATAATTGATTTATCACAGTTCCAAATTAGCAACCAAGTAAGGCGACAAAATGTAGTTAAAAATATTTATCAAGCCTGTCATGAAATTGGATTTATGTACATCCAAAATTCCGGCATATCACCGGATTTATTAGAGCAAGTTTTTTCTGCAAGTAAATCTTTTTTTGACTCACCATTGGCAGTCAAGGAACAGTTAGCCTGGAACAATGAATTTATTAATACAGGTTATGTTGGCTTGGAAAGAGAACACCTCAATCCTAATCAACCAGGAGATTTAAAAGAGGCTTTTAATATAAAAAATGACATAATAATTAATAATTTTTCATCTCCTATCTTACTTACAAACAATCCTGTCATATCTACTTTTTACAATGCTTGTACAGAATTAGCTAATACTGTACTGCAAGCTTTTGCTTTGGCATTAGAATTGCCTGAATATTTTTTTACGACTAGACATAATCAAAAAAATCATACCTTGCGACTATTACATTACCCGCCACTACAGACATCGCCCAAACCTGGACAAGTACGTGCTGGTGAACATTCCGATTATGGCAGTCTTACTTTACTGTTCCAACATGCAGTAGGAGGTTTGGAAGTGCAGACAACTAGGAAAGAGTGGATTGCCGCACCATTGATTCCTGGGATGGTACTAGTAAATACTGGTGATTTAATGCAGAGATGGACGAATCATATATTTTGCTCGACTAAGCATCGGGTTATGATTCCCAATGATGAGAGAGTAAAGAAGTCAAGGTATTCTATTGCTTTTTTCTGTCATCCTAATGATGATACAGAAATTGCTTGTCTAGAAAGTTGCTCCCAGAGGCAATCACCTATCTATCCTCCCATTCTTGCGGGAGAATATCTTCTAAGTAGTTTACAACTAACCTATTAA